The genomic window CAGTTTATTTCCCTTTACACCACTACTTCAATTACAATCTGTCCTGCACCTTAGGACTCACTGAGGTGGGGATGTAGATGAAGAGGGAGTAGCCGTACACGCACACAGTCTCCAGGAAGGACACGCTTCTGATCTGCCTCTCAGATCCCTGTCGCCACACCAAGAATCCCCATAAAGCACCGGGCACCAGCCAGGCATACGTGAAGACCATTGCCGCAGCCACCGACACTGTCAGAGACAAATAAACCAGACTGGGCGTGTGGAGGGAACCTCcaaagaggtggaggaggactgACCTCTGTGGAACTGGGGTGTGTAGCGGTAGGTAGGGTTCCCCATCTCACTGAGAAATGTGCACAAGTTCCCACTGATGGCTAGAGTGAACACCAGGGTCACGCAGATCCAGAAAggacctacacaaacacaccggggtcacgcaaatccagaaaggacctacacaaacacaccggggtcacgcaaatccagaaaggacctacacaaacacaccggggtcacgcaaatccagaaaggtcctacacaaacacaccggggtcacgcaaatccagaaaggacctacacaaacacaccggggtaacgcaaatccagaaaggtcctacacaaacacaccggggtcacgcaaatccagaaaggacctacacaaacacaccggggtcacgcaaatccagaaaggacctacacaaacacaccggggtcacgcaaatccagaaaggtcctacacaaacacaccggggtcacgcaaatccagaaaggacctacacaaacacaccggggtcacgcaaatccagaaaggtcctacacaaacacaccggggtcacgcaaatccagaaaggacctacacaaacacaccggggtcacgcaaatccagaaaggtcctacacaaacacaccggggtcacgcaaatccagaaaggacctacacaaacacaccggggtcacgcaaatccagaaaggtcctacacaaacacaccggggtcacgcaaatccagaaaggacctacacaaacacaccggggtcacgcaaatccagaaaggtcctacacaaacacaccggggtcacgcaaatccagaaaggacctacacaaacacaccggggtcacgcaaatccagaaaggtcctacacaaacacaccggggtcacgcaaatccagaaaggacctacacaaacacaccggggtcacgcaaatccagaaaggtcctacacaaacacaccggggtcacgcaaatccagaaaggacctacacaaacacaccggggtcacgcaaatccagaaaggacctacacaaacacaccggggtcacgcaaatccagaaaggtcctacacaaacacaccggggtcacgcaaatccagaaaggtcctacacaaacacaccggggtcacgcaaatccagaaaggacctacacaaacacaccggacAGTCTGAACAGTTTAAAAGGATCTTGTTCTGTAAATAAGTCTCTTATTCTTCAGATGAATTTTTAGATCTGAGGCTCACGACACTGTTccaataaataatgttttcatttctgaaCAGACATTTACTGTCGCCTGCAGGACGCCTTCAAGTCTTCTTTATTCTCATCCATCTCAAAAGCAATCAGAGATCTGGCCTCCCCGGGGGGGTCTGCAACCATAGTCTACCAGAGAGCCAGCCATTAATCAGTGCGTTGTTAATTGTTGAATTCATCTCTGACTAACTCTAAATTCTGGTTTCTTTAATCAGATGAAACGAGACTCCTGAGGATGTCTTTCTAGGGACCAAACAGCTGATTGAGAAACGGAACAGTTAATGAGCCCTGCATTAAACTTATGGTCTGTTTCATTCTTTGACGATATGACAGATATAACATAAAAACATGTCTCCATGCAGCGTGCTTAAATCCACAGAGAGATGAAGATCATGTCTCCGTTAGCTTACCGTAGAGATCTGGGTTTCTCTTCAGATGATGTTTGATGAAGTTCCTTCCAGGTAACGGCATCATGGATCCCTTAACTCTGTCcagaacctgcagcaggtgagcaTGTTAGAACTTTACTGCTACTAACACGGTAAATATATTGTGTCCCGTACCTGCATTGTGTCAACGTTGAAGAATGACTGATAATACTCAAAGGTCCAGAATCCACCAGTGGCTTTGGGTCCTGCTAAcagctggacagacagacatctgCTGATCATCCTTATCCTGCATGTCACGGTGACAAGTTAGCAGAGGACGATACCTCTGAACTCTCCTGgtgaccctcctcttcctcagaaacGTCCAGCTCCACTGCTGTAGAGGAGGTGCTTGAAGTCGACACGCCGGGTGTGGAGGCCCCCGGCTCGGCAGACAGCAGCTCAGCTGCCTCCTCAAATGCTACACAGAGTTAGACGGTTGTTAaccctttctttgttttctgtatctggactctctagcagtcattcagaactgaagaagtctcctggatgaaggtgaaacgtcttcaaccaaacgtGCAGAGCTCTCTGTTGAGCAGTTCATCTCTTCACCCTGTATGTGCCCCCCCAGGTTCTGTTCTGAAGGTCCCCGTTGGCAttttctccctgtgtctgtgtgggttctctcatGGTTCTCCCACTTCCTCCAGCACCCCAAAATGGTTCGTATCGTTCTATAT from Brachionichthys hirsutus isolate HB-005 chromosome 16, CSIRO-AGI_Bhir_v1, whole genome shotgun sequence includes these protein-coding regions:
- the yipf2 gene encoding protein YIPF2 isoform X1 translates to MASPGDLQFQAFEEAAELLSAEPGASTPGVSTSSTSSTAVELDVSEEEEGHQESSELLAGPKATGGFWTFEYYQSFFNVDTMQVLDRVKGSMMPLPGRNFIKHHLKRNPDLYGPFWICVTLVFTLAISGNLCTFLSEMGNPTYRYTPQFHRVSVAAAMVFTYAWLVPGALWGFLVWRQGSERQIRSVSFLETVCVYGYSLFIYIPTSVLWLFPFEWLHWTLILVAILVSGSVLVLTFWPTVSGDNKAMAVAAAAAIVLLHTLLPVGCKLYFFKTAEPSYSPANMTTHP
- the yipf2 gene encoding protein YIPF2 isoform X2 — protein: MASPGDLQFQAFEEAAELLSAEPGASTPGVSTSSTSSTAVELDVSEEEEGHQESSELLAGPKATGGFWTFEYYQSFFNVDTMQVLDRVKGSMMPLPGRNFIKHHLKRNPDLYVSVAAAMVFTYAWLVPGALWGFLVWRQGSERQIRSVSFLETVCVYGYSLFIYIPTSVLWLFPFEWLHWTLILVAILVSGSVLVLTFWPTVSGDNKAMAVAAAAAIVLLHTLLPVGCKLYFFKTAEPSYSPANMTTHP